One window of Myxocyprinus asiaticus isolate MX2 ecotype Aquarium Trade chromosome 6, UBuf_Myxa_2, whole genome shotgun sequence genomic DNA carries:
- the LOC127443206 gene encoding MAP kinase-interacting serine/threonine-protein kinase 2-like, translated as MVQNKTTEVTGFHRSFKGQNPFKTDGFMESESHLELSFKLDCSSRLDKPSSQPIDIPDVKKRNKKKKRCRATDSFSGRFEDVYKLQDDVLGEGAYAVVQTCISLITNKEYAVKIIEKRPGHSRSRVFREVEMLYQCQGHRNILELVEYFEEEDKFYLVFEKLRGGSILTHIHRRQHFNEQEASIVVQDIASALDFLHNKGMAHRDLKPENILCEHSDRISPVKICDFDLGSGIKLNSDSSPISTPELLTPCGSAEYMAPEVVEAFNEEASIYDKRCDLWSLGVILYIMLSGYPPFVGHCGTDCGWDWGEPCQACQSMLFESIQEGKYEFPEKDWAHISPAAKDLISKLLVRDAKDRLSAAQVLWHPWVKGCAPNTVSASILHQRGGRAQDLTFFAGQAVAMNRQLTEREESEEQQQLKQELSSPLLSSSSCSMLLSPTSRSKLACRRKTAGSRRTGPVCAAELRQLLAPLVIVGDCA; from the exons ATGGTGCAAAACAAGACCACAGAAGTCACCGGGTTTCATCGCTCCTTCAAG GGTCAAAACCCTTTCAAGACTGATGGATTCATGGAATCAGAATCCCATCTTGAATTGTCCTTTAAGTTGGACTGCTCCTCAAGACTTG ACAAGCCATCCAGCCAGCCCATTGACATCCCTGATGTCAAGAAGAgaaacaagaagaagaaaagatGCAGAGCCACAGATAGTTTCTCTGGACGTTTTGAAG ATGTTTATAAACTTCAAGATGATGTTCTTGGAGAAGGGGCTTATGCTGTTGTACAGACCTGCATCAGTCTGATCACCAATAAAGAATATGCAGTTAAG ATCATTGAGAAGAGGCCGGGGCACAGTCGGAGCCGTGTCTTCAGGGAGGTGGAAATGCTCTACCAGTGCCAGGGTCACAG AAACATTTTGGAACTGGTGGAATACTTTGAGGAAGAGGACAAATTTTATTTGGTCTTTGAGAAACTGAGAGGCG gttcTATCCTGACTCACATACACAGAAGGCAACACTTTAATGAGCAGGAGGCCAGCATAGTGGTGCAGGACATCGCCAGTGCTCTGGACTTCCTACACAACAAAG GGATGGCACATCGAGACCTTAAGCCAGAGAACATCCTCTGTGAACACAGTGACAGG ATTTCTCCagtgaaaatctgtgattttgaCCTGGGTAGTGGGATCAAGTTGAACAGCGACAGCTCTCCCATTTCCACACCTGAACTCTTGACTCCG tgtggttcCGCTGAATACATGGCCCCTGAGGTGGTGGAGGCCTTTAATGAAGAAGCTAGCATTTATGACAAGCGCTGTGACTTGTGGAGCCTTGGTGTCATCCTTTACATCATGCTGAGTGGATACCCACCCTTTGTGGGTCACTGTGGAACAGACTGTGGTTGGGATTGGGGAGAGCCCTGCCAAGCCTGCCAG AGCATGCTGTTTGAGAGTATTCAGGAAGGGAAGTATGAGTTTCCTGAGAAGGACTGGGCACATATCTCCCCTGCAGCCAAAGACCTTATCTCCAAGCTGTTGGTGCGGGATGCCAAAGACCGCCTAAGTGCAGCCCAAGTGCTGTGGCACCCATGGGTCAAGGGG TGTGCACCCAACACTGTATCCGCATCCATTCTACATCAGAG GGGTGGTCGTGCTCAGGACCTGACATTCTTCGCAGGACAGGCCGTAGCCATGAACCGGCAGCTGACTGAGAGGGAGGAGAGTGAGGAGCAGCAGCAGCTCAAGCAGGAGCTctcctcccctcttctctccaGCAGCTCCTGCTCCATGCTGCTGTCCCCTACCTCCAGGTCCAAGCTGGCCTGCCGCAGGAAGACTGCAGGAAGTCGGCGCACAGGGCCGGTGTGTGCGGCTGAACTCCGCCAGCTCCTCGCCCCTCTTGTTATTGTGGGTGATTGTGCCTAA
- the LOC127443209 gene encoding zinc finger protein 414-like isoform X1, producing the protein MEGCQMSCSFYGCKRTYNSPEALNSHQQDHQKNPAQSLPGKLFLCSSIGCDGSFSNMQQLMEHMRHHHKPNYYFLCESCKAKLRSYRTLLKHLQTCAKVAKNKAAKTETGMAPDTDPNGVSLTTGDMELSGSFLDTNGPEEMESKPSLPTYPTTANIPVTQQSPANNDFMNPTSAGPATLPLATLEPALTQNLSYQPESPYSPFPPTLSPVNPAFLPDPGQQQQRTPRSGPPSLPSSPTLPSSPGSNAVWRKNQGQSFNFRILWEHTRGRYSCLQCGHCTPDRGEMTAHINLHKNSVGKVNNDTDTEVGNGSLIAKTSLHSENSTYTQL; encoded by the exons ATGGAGG GTTGTCAGATGTCCTGTTCATTTTATGGGTGCAAGAGGACCTACAACAGTCCAGAGGCACTGAATAGTCATCAGCAGGACCATCAAAAGAACCCGGCCCAGTCTCTTCCTG GGAAATTGTTTCTTTGCTCTTCAATAGGATGTGATGGCTCCTTCAGCAACATGCAGCAGCTCATGGAGCATATGAGGCACCACCACAAGCCAAATTATTATTTCCT GTGCGAAAGCTGCAAGGCCAAACTGCGTTCTTACCGTACCCTTCTTAAACACCTGCAAACCTGTGCTAAGGTTGCCAAGAACAAGGCTGCAAAGACAGAGACTGGAATGGCACCTGATACAGATCCCAATGGTGTTTCACTCACTACTGGTGACATGGAGCTATCTGGATCATTCTTAGACACAAATGGGCCAGAGGAGATGGAGTCTAAGCCCTCTCTGCCCACATATCCAACAACAGCAAACATACCAGTGACCCAGCAGTCTCCAGCAAACAATGATTTCATGAACCCCACCTCCGCAGGCCCTGCAACTCTGCCCCTTGCCACTCTAGAGCCTGCCTTAACCCAAAATCTTTCCTATCAGCCTGAATCCCCCTATAGTCCCTTTCCACCAACTCTGTCTCCTGTTAACCCAGCCTTCCTGCCAGATCCCGGCCAACAGCAGCAGCGGACTCCCAGGTCTGGTCCTCCCAGTCTGCCCTCTTCACCGACACTGCCATCATCTCCAGGATCAAATGCAGTATGGAGGAAGAACCAAG GTCAGTCCTTCAACTTTCGCATCCTATGGGAACACACCAGAGGCCGATACAGTTGCCTACAATGCGGCCACTGTACCCCAGACAGAGGGGAGATGACTGCTCACATCAACCTTCACAAGAATTCAGTGGGAAAAGTGAACAATGATACTG ATACAGAGGTTGGCAACGGTTCCTTAATAGCCAAGACTTCACTACACTCGGAAAACTCAACTTATACACAGCTCTAA
- the LOC127443209 gene encoding zinc finger protein 414-like isoform X2 gives MEGCQMSCSFYGCKRTYNSPEALNSHQQDHQKNPAQSLPGKLFLCSSIGCDGSFSNMQQLMEHMRHHHKPNYYFLCESCKAKLRSYRTLLKHLQTCAKVAKNKAAKTETGMAPDTDPNGVSLTTGDMELSGSFLDTNGPEEMESKPSLPTYPTTANIPVTQQSPANNDFMNPTSAGPATLPLATLEPALTQNLSYQPESPYSPFPPTLSPVNPAFLPDPGQQQQRTPRSGPPSLPSSPTLPSSPGSNAVWRKNQDPPGPLLHRWNSPSRQSLSRDEVQAQCVPWVCHVFESSNPLPFNPKCIHSGPALTNVTRHQRVCL, from the exons ATGGAGG GTTGTCAGATGTCCTGTTCATTTTATGGGTGCAAGAGGACCTACAACAGTCCAGAGGCACTGAATAGTCATCAGCAGGACCATCAAAAGAACCCGGCCCAGTCTCTTCCTG GGAAATTGTTTCTTTGCTCTTCAATAGGATGTGATGGCTCCTTCAGCAACATGCAGCAGCTCATGGAGCATATGAGGCACCACCACAAGCCAAATTATTATTTCCT GTGCGAAAGCTGCAAGGCCAAACTGCGTTCTTACCGTACCCTTCTTAAACACCTGCAAACCTGTGCTAAGGTTGCCAAGAACAAGGCTGCAAAGACAGAGACTGGAATGGCACCTGATACAGATCCCAATGGTGTTTCACTCACTACTGGTGACATGGAGCTATCTGGATCATTCTTAGACACAAATGGGCCAGAGGAGATGGAGTCTAAGCCCTCTCTGCCCACATATCCAACAACAGCAAACATACCAGTGACCCAGCAGTCTCCAGCAAACAATGATTTCATGAACCCCACCTCCGCAGGCCCTGCAACTCTGCCCCTTGCCACTCTAGAGCCTGCCTTAACCCAAAATCTTTCCTATCAGCCTGAATCCCCCTATAGTCCCTTTCCACCAACTCTGTCTCCTGTTAACCCAGCCTTCCTGCCAGATCCCGGCCAACAGCAGCAGCGGACTCCCAGGTCTGGTCCTCCCAGTCTGCCCTCTTCACCGACACTGCCATCATCTCCAGGATCAAATGCAGTATGGAGGAAGAACCAAG ACCCGCCCGGGCCGCTTTTGCACAGATGGAACTCTCCGAGCAGGCAGAGTTTAAGTAGAGATGAAGTCCAG GCTCAGTGTGTTCCCTGGGTGTGCCATGTATTTGAATCATCCAATCCACTCCCATTCAATCCTAAATGCATACATTCAGGGCCTGCACTAACAAATGTAACAAGACATCAGAGAGTTTGTTTGTAG